Sequence from the Neptunomonas japonica JAMM 1380 genome:
CATTTTCGCAGGTTGTCTTCATCCCATGTAATGCCAGATTTTTTCATCGCTTCAGAATAAGCAAAGCGAGGCATTGACGCTGCTTTACGATTTACAACGCCGATCAGATTCGGGCCGAAGGAGTTTTTGCTCGGCTCAAGTGAATGGCAGGCGGTGCAATGGTGGTTAAAAATCTGCCGTCCGGCTTCAGTCATACCGCCCTCTTCTGCTTGTACCGATAACGGTGAAGCCAGTGCAGAGCATAAAATTAAAGACGATAGCAAGGTTGCTTTCATTAGGTATCCCCTCTCAATAACAGGTAAAGACAGTATATTGAGTAAGGCTTTTCTTAGGCTGTTCTACAAAAGCACCG
This genomic interval carries:
- a CDS encoding c-type cytochrome, whose amino-acid sequence is MKATLLSSLILCSALASPLSVQAEEGGMTEAGRQIFNHHCTACHSLEPSKNSFGPNLIGVVNRKAASMPRFAYSEAMKKSGITWDEDNLRKWISDNEALVPGTRMRHVSITDKAEQDYLISFLRSLK